A region from the Mycolicibacterium phlei genome encodes:
- the rpsL gene encoding 30S ribosomal protein S12, translating into MPTIQQLVRKGRHDKAAKVKTAALKGSPQRRGVCTRVYTTTPKKPNSALRKVARVKLTSQVEVTAYIPGEGHNLQEHSMVLVRGGRVKDLPGVRYKIIRGSLDTQGVKNRKQARSRYGAKKEKS; encoded by the coding sequence ATGCCAACCATCCAGCAGCTGGTCCGTAAGGGCCGCCACGACAAGGCCGCCAAGGTGAAGACCGCGGCCCTCAAGGGCAGCCCGCAGCGCCGTGGCGTGTGCACCCGCGTGTACACCACCACCCCGAAGAAGCCGAACTCGGCACTTCGCAAGGTCGCCCGCGTCAAGCTGACCAGCCAGGTTGAGGTCACGGCTTACATCCCGGGTGAGGGCCACAACCTGCAGGAGCACTCGATGGTGCTCGTGCGCGGCGGTCGTGTGAAGGACCTGCCGGGTGTCCGCTACAAGATCATCCGCGGCTCCCTGGACACCCAGGGCGTGAAGAACCGCAAGCAGGCCCGTAGCCGTTACGGCGCGAAGAAGGAGAAGAGCTAA
- the rpsG gene encoding 30S ribosomal protein S7 has protein sequence MPRKGPAPKRPLVNDPVYGSQLVTQLVNKVLLNGKKSLAERIVYEALEQAREKTGTDPVVTLKRALDNVKPTLEVRSRRVGGATYQVPVEVRPDRSTTLALRWLVNFSRQRREKTMVERLANEILDASNGLGASVKRREDTHKMAEANRAFAHYRW, from the coding sequence ATGCCGCGCAAGGGACCCGCGCCCAAGCGTCCGCTGGTCAACGATCCGGTCTACGGGTCGCAGCTGGTCACCCAGCTGGTCAACAAAGTTCTCCTGAATGGGAAGAAATCGCTGGCCGAGCGCATTGTCTACGAGGCGCTCGAGCAGGCCCGCGAGAAGACCGGCACCGACCCGGTCGTCACCCTCAAGCGCGCGCTCGACAACGTCAAGCCGACCCTCGAGGTCCGCAGCCGCCGCGTCGGCGGTGCGACCTACCAGGTCCCCGTCGAGGTGCGTCCCGACCGCAGCACCACCCTGGCCCTGCGGTGGCTGGTCAACTTCTCGCGGCAGCGTCGTGAGAAGACCATGGTCGAGCGCCTGGCGAACGAGATCCTCGACGCCAGCAACGGTCTCGGCGCCTCCGTCAAGCGGCGTGAGGACACCCACAAGATGGCCGAGGCCAACCGCGCCTTCGCGCACTACCGCTGGTGA
- the tuf gene encoding elongation factor Tu, translated as MAKAKFERTKPHVNIGTIGHVDHGKTTLTAAITKVLHDKYPDLNESRAFDQIDNAPEERQRGITINISHVEYQTEKRHYAHVDAPGHADYIKNMITGAAQMDGAILVVAATDGPMPQTREHVLLARQVGVPYILVALNKADAVDDEELIELVEMEVRELLASQDFDEEAPVVRVSALKALEGDPKWVKSIEDLMDAVDESIPDPVRETDKPFLMPVEDVFTITGRGTVVTGRIERGVINVNEEVEIVGIRPETTKTTVTGVEMFRKLLDQGQAGDNVGLLLRGIKREDVERGQVVTKPGTTTPHTEFEGQVYILSKDEGGRHTPFFNNYRPQFYFRTTDVTGVVTLPEGTEMVMPGDNTDISVKLIQPVAMDEGLRFAIREGGRTVGAGRVTKIIK; from the coding sequence GTGGCGAAGGCGAAGTTCGAGCGGACGAAGCCGCACGTCAACATCGGGACCATTGGTCACGTTGACCACGGCAAGACCACGCTGACCGCAGCAATCACCAAGGTTCTGCACGACAAGTATCCCGATTTGAACGAGTCGCGCGCATTCGACCAGATCGACAATGCGCCTGAGGAGCGCCAGCGCGGCATCACCATCAACATCTCCCACGTGGAGTACCAGACCGAGAAGCGTCACTACGCGCACGTCGACGCTCCTGGCCACGCGGACTACATCAAGAACATGATCACCGGTGCCGCCCAGATGGACGGCGCGATCCTGGTGGTCGCCGCGACCGACGGCCCGATGCCGCAGACCCGCGAGCACGTGCTGCTGGCTCGCCAGGTCGGTGTGCCCTACATCCTGGTCGCCCTGAACAAGGCCGACGCCGTGGATGACGAGGAGCTCATCGAGCTCGTCGAGATGGAGGTCCGTGAGCTGCTGGCCTCGCAGGACTTCGACGAGGAGGCCCCGGTGGTCCGCGTCTCGGCGCTCAAGGCGCTCGAGGGCGACCCGAAGTGGGTCAAGTCCATCGAGGACCTGATGGACGCTGTCGACGAGTCGATCCCGGATCCGGTCCGCGAGACCGACAAGCCGTTCCTGATGCCCGTTGAGGACGTCTTCACGATCACCGGCCGCGGCACCGTGGTCACCGGTCGTATCGAGCGCGGCGTGATCAACGTGAACGAAGAGGTCGAGATCGTCGGCATCCGCCCGGAGACCACCAAGACCACGGTCACCGGTGTCGAGATGTTCCGCAAGCTGCTCGACCAGGGCCAGGCCGGTGACAACGTCGGTCTGCTGCTCCGCGGCATCAAGCGTGAGGACGTCGAGCGCGGTCAGGTTGTGACCAAGCCCGGCACCACCACCCCGCACACCGAGTTCGAGGGCCAGGTCTACATCCTGAGCAAGGACGAGGGTGGCCGCCACACGCCGTTCTTCAACAACTACCGTCCGCAGTTCTACTTCCGGACCACGGACGTGACCGGCGTCGTGACCCTGCCCGAGGGCACCGAGATGGTGATGCCCGGTGACAACACCGACATCTCCGTCAAGCTGATCCAGCCCGTCGCCATGGACGAGGGCCTGCGCTTCGCGATCCGCGAGGGCGGCCGTACCGTCGGCGCCGGCCGGGTTACCAAGATCATTAAGTAG
- a CDS encoding cutinase family protein: MLGRLTSFASAVAVAGAAFAMSVGLASAQPTCPDVHWIGAAGSGERTPAEIAQYKGMGRVVHQSLQELSAEVAQDGRTMTAEAVEYPAVEVPGEDGGIGEWLGFMGSVDTGTAALAQQYQSFVARCPASKVVLAGYSQGAMVVHRNLAALETSPNLAAVLLVADGDRLPTDPTLNLGTAAGIPDRGKGVAQDWPILAHAPGPLSPTIGARTISVCDLGDAVCDYDEDADDSPVAYARRVAVHTSYARVPGLPWTAPLYFLLGPAPQTAAETVDSQPVVPLSASTPTP; this comes from the coding sequence ATGCTCGGTCGTCTCACGTCGTTCGCCAGTGCCGTCGCTGTCGCGGGTGCCGCCTTCGCGATGTCCGTCGGGTTGGCGTCCGCACAGCCGACGTGCCCCGACGTGCACTGGATCGGCGCCGCCGGCTCCGGTGAGCGCACCCCGGCCGAGATCGCCCAGTACAAGGGCATGGGCCGGGTCGTGCACCAGTCCCTGCAGGAGCTGTCCGCAGAGGTCGCCCAGGACGGCCGCACCATGACCGCCGAGGCCGTCGAGTACCCCGCGGTCGAGGTGCCCGGCGAGGACGGCGGCATCGGCGAGTGGCTCGGCTTCATGGGCAGCGTGGACACCGGCACCGCCGCGCTGGCCCAGCAGTACCAGTCGTTCGTGGCCCGCTGCCCGGCCAGCAAGGTCGTGCTGGCCGGCTACTCGCAGGGCGCCATGGTGGTGCACCGCAACCTCGCCGCCCTGGAGACCAGTCCCAACCTCGCGGCGGTGCTGCTCGTCGCCGACGGCGACCGCCTGCCCACCGATCCCACCCTCAACCTCGGCACCGCCGCCGGCATCCCCGACCGCGGCAAGGGCGTCGCGCAGGACTGGCCGATCCTGGCGCACGCGCCCGGCCCGCTGTCGCCGACGATCGGCGCCCGCACCATCAGCGTCTGCGACCTCGGCGACGCCGTCTGCGACTACGACGAGGACGCCGACGACTCGCCGGTCGCCTACGCCCGCCGCGTCGCCGTGCACACCAGCTACGCCCGGGTGCCGGGCCTGCCGTGGACCGCGCCGCTGTACTTCCTGCTCGGCCCCGCCCCGCAGACCGCGGCCGAGACCGTCGACTCGCAGCCCGTCGTTCCGCTCAGCGCCTCCACCCCGACTCCGTAA
- the fusA gene encoding elongation factor G: MAQKDVLTDLSKVRNIGIMAHIDAGKTTTTERILYYTGVNYKIGETHDGASTTDWMEQEQERGITITSAAVTCFWNGNQINIIDTPGHVDFTVEVERSLRVLDGAVAVFDGKEGVEPQSEQVWRQADKYDVPRICFVNKMDKLGADFYFTVRTIEERLGAKPLVIQLPIGAENDFIGIIDLVEMKAKVWRGETALGEKYEVEEIPAELADKAEEYRTKLIETVAETDEALLEKYFGGEELTIEEIKGAIRKLTVTSEMYPVLCGSAFKNKGVQPMLDAVIDYLPSPLDLESVQGHVPGKEDEVITRKPSVDEPFSALAFKIAVHPFFGKLTYIRVYSGQVESGAQVVNSTKGKKERLGKLFQMHANKENPVERVSAGHIYAVIGLKDTTTGDTLCDSNGQIVLESMTFPDPVIEVAIEPKTKSDQEKLGTAIQKLAEEDPTFKVHLDQETGQTVIGGMGELHLDILVDRMRREFKVEANVGKPQVAYRETIKKAVQNVEYTHKKQTGGSGQFAKVIINVEPFTGEDGATYEFESKVTGGRIPREYIPSVDAGCQDAMQYGVLAGYPLVNLKVTLLDGAYHEVDSSEMAFKVAGSQALKKAAQAAQPVILEPIMAVEVTTPEDYMGDVIGDLNSRRGQIQAMEERGGSRVVKALVPLSEMFGYVGDLRSKTQGRANYSMVFDSYAEVPAAVSKEIIAKATGQ; encoded by the coding sequence GTGGCACAGAAGGACGTGCTTACCGACCTGAGCAAGGTCCGCAACATCGGCATCATGGCGCACATCGATGCCGGTAAGACCACGACGACCGAGCGCATCCTGTACTACACCGGCGTCAACTACAAGATCGGTGAGACGCACGACGGTGCGTCGACCACCGACTGGATGGAGCAGGAGCAGGAGCGCGGCATCACCATCACCTCGGCGGCGGTGACGTGCTTCTGGAACGGCAACCAGATCAACATCATCGACACGCCGGGCCACGTCGACTTCACCGTCGAGGTGGAGCGCTCGCTGCGCGTGCTCGACGGTGCCGTCGCCGTCTTCGACGGCAAGGAGGGTGTCGAGCCGCAGTCCGAGCAGGTGTGGCGCCAGGCCGACAAGTACGACGTGCCGCGCATCTGCTTCGTCAACAAGATGGACAAGCTCGGTGCGGACTTCTACTTCACCGTGCGCACCATCGAGGAGCGCCTCGGCGCCAAGCCGCTGGTCATCCAGCTGCCGATCGGCGCCGAGAACGACTTCATCGGCATCATCGACCTGGTCGAGATGAAGGCCAAGGTCTGGCGCGGTGAGACCGCCCTGGGCGAGAAGTACGAGGTCGAGGAGATCCCGGCCGAGCTCGCCGACAAGGCCGAGGAGTACCGCACCAAGCTGATCGAGACGGTCGCCGAGACCGACGAGGCGCTGCTGGAGAAGTACTTCGGCGGCGAGGAGCTCACGATCGAGGAGATCAAGGGCGCCATCCGCAAGCTCACCGTGACCAGCGAGATGTACCCGGTGCTGTGCGGTTCGGCGTTCAAGAACAAGGGCGTGCAGCCCATGCTCGACGCCGTCATCGACTACCTGCCGTCGCCGCTGGACCTCGAGTCCGTGCAGGGCCACGTCCCCGGCAAGGAGGACGAGGTCATCACCCGCAAGCCGTCGGTCGACGAGCCGTTCTCGGCGCTGGCGTTCAAGATCGCCGTGCACCCGTTCTTCGGCAAGCTGACCTACATCCGGGTGTACTCCGGCCAGGTCGAGTCCGGTGCGCAGGTGGTCAACTCCACCAAGGGCAAGAAGGAGCGGCTGGGCAAGCTGTTCCAGATGCACGCCAACAAGGAGAACCCGGTCGAGCGGGTCTCCGCGGGCCACATCTACGCGGTCATCGGTCTGAAGGACACCACCACCGGTGACACCCTGTGCGACTCGAACGGCCAGATCGTGCTGGAGTCGATGACCTTCCCCGATCCCGTTATCGAGGTGGCCATCGAGCCCAAGACCAAGAGCGATCAGGAGAAGCTCGGCACAGCGATCCAGAAGCTGGCCGAGGAGGACCCGACGTTCAAGGTCCACCTGGACCAGGAGACCGGCCAGACCGTCATCGGCGGCATGGGCGAACTCCATCTCGACATCCTCGTCGACCGCATGCGGCGCGAGTTCAAGGTCGAGGCCAACGTGGGCAAGCCGCAGGTGGCCTACCGCGAGACCATCAAGAAGGCTGTCCAGAACGTCGAGTACACCCACAAGAAGCAGACGGGTGGCTCGGGCCAGTTCGCGAAGGTCATCATCAACGTCGAGCCGTTCACCGGCGAAGACGGTGCGACCTACGAGTTCGAGAGCAAGGTCACCGGCGGTCGTATTCCGCGCGAGTACATCCCGTCGGTGGACGCCGGCTGCCAGGACGCCATGCAGTACGGCGTGCTCGCCGGCTACCCGCTGGTGAACCTGAAGGTCACCCTGCTCGACGGTGCCTACCACGAGGTTGACTCCTCGGAAATGGCGTTCAAAGTTGCAGGCTCACAGGCGCTGAAGAAGGCCGCCCAGGCGGCTCAGCCGGTGATCCTCGAGCCGATCATGGCGGTCGAAGTGACCACACCCGAGGACTACATGGGTGACGTGATCGGCGACCTGAACTCCCGCCGTGGTCAGATCCAGGCCATGGAGGAGCGGGGCGGCTCCCGCGTCGTCAAGGCGCTGGTTCCGCTGTCGGAGATGTTCGGCTACGTCGGAGACCTGCGGTCGAAGACGCAGGGCCGGGCGAACTACTCCATGGTGTTCGACTCGTACGCCGAGGTTCCGGCGGCCGTGTCGAAGGAGATCATCGCGAAGGCGACCGGGCAGTGA
- a CDS encoding DUF3558 domain-containing protein, giving the protein MRWRFGSIAVAVVVAVLTVAGCAQTVSGSAQRELVTAPDPDRNYGYTENRCGLLDDDTVGEILAADDVTRPYSGAVCQYVLYRGEDPVDVTFSWFDTGSLERERDLAVARGAEVADLDVERHQGFTARRDITGAACSATAAAGTGVLSWWVQYRGTYTGDPCADAEKLLAATLQSDL; this is encoded by the coding sequence ATGCGTTGGCGGTTCGGTTCGATTGCTGTCGCGGTGGTCGTAGCGGTGTTGACGGTGGCCGGGTGTGCCCAGACCGTCAGCGGCAGCGCGCAGCGTGAGCTGGTGACGGCCCCCGACCCCGACCGCAACTACGGCTACACCGAGAACCGGTGCGGGCTGCTCGACGACGACACCGTCGGCGAGATACTCGCCGCCGACGACGTCACCCGGCCCTACAGCGGGGCGGTCTGCCAGTACGTGCTCTACCGCGGCGAGGACCCGGTCGACGTCACGTTCTCCTGGTTCGACACCGGCTCGCTGGAACGCGAGCGCGACCTGGCCGTCGCCCGCGGCGCCGAGGTCGCCGACCTCGACGTCGAGCGGCACCAGGGCTTCACCGCCCGCCGCGACATCACCGGGGCCGCCTGCTCGGCGACCGCCGCCGCCGGCACCGGCGTGCTGAGCTGGTGGGTGCAGTACCGCGGCACCTACACCGGCGACCCGTGCGCCGACGCCGAGAAACTGTTGGCCGCGACCCTGCAATCGGACCTGTGA
- a CDS encoding DUF3060 domain-containing protein: MTVRSLPLLATLGVALVVAGCGSQSSDTESPTMTAGPSGAQVEIANTINYGSLGTKTEIDCADGKSLNIGGSNNTLTVKGTCAKVNIGGADNIVMLERVDKEITVVGLNNRVTYRDGDPQVNDTGSNNTIDKK; this comes from the coding sequence ATGACGGTGCGGAGTCTTCCGCTCCTCGCGACGCTCGGCGTCGCACTCGTCGTGGCCGGCTGCGGCTCGCAGAGCAGCGACACCGAAAGCCCGACCATGACGGCAGGCCCGTCGGGCGCGCAGGTCGAGATCGCCAACACGATCAACTACGGGTCGCTCGGCACCAAGACCGAGATCGACTGCGCCGACGGCAAGTCGCTGAACATCGGCGGGTCGAACAACACCCTGACGGTCAAGGGCACCTGCGCGAAGGTCAACATCGGCGGCGCCGACAACATCGTGATGCTGGAGCGGGTCGACAAGGAGATCACCGTCGTCGGCCTCAACAACCGGGTGACCTACCGGGACGGCGACCCGCAGGTCAACGACACCGGCAGCAACAACACGATCGACAAGAAGTAG
- a CDS encoding crotonase/enoyl-CoA hydratase family protein, which yields MSGGVRVERDGPVTTVIMNRPEARNAVNGPAAAELYAAFEEFDRDDSAAVAVLWGDNGTFCAGADLKAFQTGDANPVHRTGMAPMGPSRMVLSKPVIAAISGYAVAGGLELALWCDMRVVEEDAVMGVFCRRWGVPLIDGGTVRLPRLIGESRAMDLILTGRAVDAAEALAIGLANRVVPKGEARQRAEELAAELARLPQQCLRADRLSVLHQWGRPESEAMDFEFGSLSKVKDQMLDGVKRFAAGAGRHGERA from the coding sequence ATGAGCGGTGGAGTGCGGGTCGAACGCGACGGCCCGGTGACGACGGTGATCATGAACCGGCCCGAGGCGCGCAACGCGGTCAACGGTCCCGCCGCGGCCGAACTGTACGCGGCGTTCGAGGAGTTCGATCGCGACGACTCCGCGGCCGTCGCCGTGCTGTGGGGAGACAACGGAACCTTCTGCGCCGGAGCCGATCTGAAGGCCTTCCAGACCGGTGACGCCAACCCCGTGCATCGCACCGGGATGGCGCCGATGGGGCCGAGCCGGATGGTGCTGTCCAAACCGGTGATCGCCGCGATCAGCGGCTACGCGGTGGCAGGCGGGCTCGAACTGGCGCTGTGGTGCGACATGCGGGTGGTCGAGGAGGACGCGGTGATGGGCGTGTTCTGCCGACGCTGGGGCGTACCGCTGATCGACGGCGGCACGGTGCGGCTGCCCCGGCTGATCGGGGAGAGCCGCGCGATGGACCTGATCCTCACCGGCCGCGCCGTCGACGCCGCCGAGGCGCTGGCCATCGGGCTGGCCAACCGGGTGGTGCCGAAGGGGGAGGCCCGTCAGCGCGCCGAGGAACTGGCCGCCGAGCTGGCCCGGCTGCCGCAGCAGTGCCTGCGCGCCGACCGGCTGTCGGTGCTGCACCAGTGGGGGCGGCCCGAGTCCGAGGCGATGGACTTCGAGTTCGGCAGCCTGTCGAAGGTCAAGGACCAGATGCTCGACGGCGTGAAGCGGTTCGCCGCCGGCGCGGGACGGCACGGCGAACGCGCCTGA
- a CDS encoding PaaX family transcriptional regulator C-terminal domain-containing protein, producing MSRLTARSVVLSVLLGAHPAWATASELIRLTSDFDLRESTVRVALTRMVSAGDLVRSADGYRLSDRLLERQRRQDDALDPRLRPWSGDWTMLVITSVGTDARTRAALRTSLQRNRFGELREGVWLRTDNLEVALPSDVVQRGRLMTVRDEAPAELAGRLWDLTGWAGEGRRLLDEMSSAADVPARFVVAAAIVRHLLTDPVLPAELLPADWPGAALRAAYQDFAAELSARRDSTELMEAT from the coding sequence CTGTCGCGCCTGACCGCCCGCTCGGTGGTGCTGAGCGTCCTGCTGGGCGCCCACCCGGCGTGGGCGACGGCCAGCGAACTCATCAGGCTCACCTCGGATTTCGACCTGCGCGAGTCGACGGTGCGGGTGGCGCTGACACGGATGGTCAGCGCCGGGGACCTGGTGCGCTCGGCCGACGGCTACCGGCTGTCGGACCGCCTGCTGGAGCGGCAGCGCCGCCAGGACGACGCGCTGGACCCGCGGCTGCGGCCGTGGAGCGGGGACTGGACGATGCTGGTCATCACCAGCGTCGGCACCGACGCGCGCACCCGCGCGGCGCTGCGAACCAGCCTGCAGCGCAACCGGTTCGGAGAGCTGCGGGAAGGAGTGTGGCTGCGGACCGACAACCTCGAGGTGGCGCTGCCTTCCGACGTGGTGCAGCGCGGCCGGCTGATGACCGTGCGCGACGAGGCCCCCGCCGAACTGGCGGGGCGGCTGTGGGACCTGACCGGCTGGGCTGGTGAGGGTCGTCGGCTGCTGGACGAAATGTCTTCGGCGGCAGACGTTCCCGCGCGGTTCGTCGTCGCCGCGGCGATCGTGCGGCACCTGCTCACCGACCCGGTGCTGCCCGCCGAACTGCTGCCCGCGGACTGGCCCGGCGCCGCCCTGCGCGCGGCCTACCAGGACTTCGCCGCGGAATTGTCCGCGCGGCGCGACAGTACCGAACTGATGGAGGCGACATGA
- a CDS encoding TetR/AcrR family transcriptional regulator — protein MAQPSGTPGRRSPRLSRDSIVNAALTFLDREGWDALTINALAAQLGTKGPSLYNHVDNLDDLRRSVRMRVVGDIIDMLTTVGQGRTRDDAVMAMAAAYRSYAHHHPGRYSAFTRMPLGGDDPEFTEATRQAATPVIEVLASYGLEGENAFYAALEFWSAMHGFVLLEMTGAMKGIDTDAVYSDMVMRLAAGMERR, from the coding sequence ATGGCTCAGCCGTCGGGCACCCCGGGGCGGCGATCGCCGCGACTGAGCCGGGACTCGATCGTCAACGCGGCACTGACCTTTCTGGACCGCGAGGGTTGGGACGCGCTGACCATCAACGCGCTCGCCGCCCAGCTCGGCACCAAGGGCCCGTCGCTGTACAACCACGTCGACAACCTCGATGACCTGCGGCGCAGCGTGCGTATGCGGGTGGTCGGCGACATCATCGACATGCTCACAACGGTCGGTCAGGGCCGCACCCGCGACGACGCGGTGATGGCGATGGCCGCCGCGTACCGCAGCTATGCCCACCACCATCCGGGCCGGTATTCGGCGTTCACCCGGATGCCGCTCGGCGGCGACGACCCCGAGTTCACCGAGGCCACCCGCCAGGCCGCCACCCCCGTCATCGAGGTGCTGGCGTCCTACGGACTCGAGGGTGAGAACGCGTTCTATGCGGCGCTGGAGTTCTGGTCGGCGATGCACGGCTTCGTGCTGCTGGAGATGACCGGGGCGATGAAGGGCATCGACACCGACGCCGTCTACAGCGACATGGTGATGCGGTTGGCCGCCGGCATGGAGCGGCGCTGA
- a CDS encoding DUF3060 domain-containing protein — protein MLWTLTRSVAAATLALPLAAAPAAVAEPEICNPYARQCADNGIVGGHDAADTHITGIGVVDTIDCKNATLLINGANNRITALGTCWAVTMQGNGNVVIADNVVNDITVYGWDQQVVYKNGSPAILDRGHELGMTNSISRVPA, from the coding sequence ATGTTGTGGACCTTGACCCGGTCGGTTGCGGCAGCCACCCTCGCTCTCCCGCTCGCGGCGGCTCCGGCCGCGGTGGCGGAACCGGAGATCTGCAACCCGTACGCCCGCCAGTGCGCCGACAACGGCATCGTCGGCGGCCACGACGCCGCCGACACCCACATCACCGGGATCGGCGTCGTCGACACCATCGACTGCAAGAACGCCACGCTGCTGATCAACGGCGCGAACAACCGGATCACCGCGCTGGGCACCTGCTGGGCGGTGACCATGCAGGGCAACGGCAACGTCGTCATCGCCGACAACGTCGTCAACGACATCACCGTGTACGGCTGGGACCAGCAGGTGGTCTACAAGAACGGCAGCCCGGCGATCCTGGACCGGGGCCATGAGCTCGGCATGACCAACAGCATCAGCAGGGTGCCCGCATGA
- a CDS encoding crotonase/enoyl-CoA hydratase family protein, which produces MTHAIRPVDFDNLKTMTYEVTGRVARITFNRPEKGNAIIADTPLELSACVERADLDPNVHVILVSGRGEGFCAGFDLSAYAEGSSSAGGGSPYRDTVLSGRIQAENSRPDQPWDPMIDYQMMSRFVRGFSSLMHCDKPTVVKIHGYCIAGGTDIALHADQVIAAADAKIGYPPTRVWGVPAAGMWAHRLGDQRAKRLLLTGDSITGAQAAEWGLAVEAPAPEDLDERTERLVERIAQVPVNQLIMVKLAMNSALYNQGTANSAMISTVFDGIARHTPEGHAFVAQAREHGFREAVRRRDEPFGDHGRKASGV; this is translated from the coding sequence ATGACGCATGCGATCAGGCCCGTCGACTTCGACAACCTCAAGACCATGACCTACGAGGTCACCGGTCGCGTCGCGCGGATCACGTTCAACCGGCCGGAGAAGGGCAACGCGATCATCGCCGACACCCCGCTGGAGCTGTCGGCCTGCGTGGAACGCGCCGACCTCGACCCCAACGTGCACGTGATCCTGGTGTCCGGTCGCGGGGAGGGGTTCTGCGCCGGCTTCGACCTGTCGGCCTACGCCGAGGGATCCTCGTCGGCCGGTGGCGGCAGCCCGTACCGCGACACCGTGCTGTCGGGCCGGATCCAGGCCGAGAACTCCCGGCCGGACCAGCCGTGGGACCCGATGATCGACTACCAGATGATGAGCCGGTTCGTCCGCGGCTTCTCCAGCCTGATGCACTGCGACAAGCCCACGGTGGTCAAGATCCACGGCTACTGCATCGCCGGCGGCACCGACATCGCGCTGCACGCCGACCAGGTGATCGCCGCCGCCGACGCCAAGATCGGATACCCGCCCACCCGCGTGTGGGGGGTGCCCGCCGCCGGGATGTGGGCCCACCGGCTCGGCGACCAGCGCGCCAAACGCCTTCTGCTGACCGGTGATTCGATCACCGGCGCCCAGGCCGCCGAATGGGGGCTGGCCGTCGAGGCGCCCGCGCCCGAGGACCTCGACGAGCGCACCGAACGGCTGGTGGAGCGCATCGCGCAGGTGCCGGTCAATCAGCTCATCATGGTCAAGCTGGCGATGAACTCCGCGCTGTACAACCAGGGCACCGCCAACAGCGCGATGATCTCGACAGTGTTCGACGGGATCGCCCGGCACACCCCGGAGGGGCACGCGTTCGTCGCGCAGGCCCGCGAACACGGGTTCCGGGAGGCGGTGCGTCGGCGCGACGAACCGTTCGGCGACCACGGGCGCAAGGCCTCCGGGGTCTGA
- a CDS encoding DUF3558 domain-containing protein, producing the protein MIVRNVRLCAAALLVGGLALAGCGSDTPAEEPAQQAASPKVGFDSLDCNGITDADIAAAAGPGKFSKAVVSDAGCFWQEDTLFGTVGAGMGISTWWYRGSDMDTERRLEQQAGRSLTELSIDGNKGFKAFDDNACSFYVAKGDDVITWSIQTMNPAALPDLCSITQHLAELSQERVN; encoded by the coding sequence GTGATCGTGAGAAACGTCAGACTCTGCGCGGCGGCCCTGCTGGTCGGCGGCCTCGCGCTGGCCGGCTGCGGCAGCGACACCCCCGCAGAGGAACCCGCGCAGCAGGCGGCGTCGCCGAAGGTCGGCTTCGACAGCCTCGACTGCAACGGCATCACCGACGCCGACATCGCCGCCGCGGCCGGGCCTGGCAAATTCTCCAAGGCGGTGGTCAGCGACGCCGGCTGCTTCTGGCAGGAGGACACCCTGTTCGGCACCGTCGGCGCCGGCATGGGCATCTCCACCTGGTGGTACCGCGGCAGCGACATGGACACCGAACGCCGCCTCGAACAGCAGGCCGGCCGCAGCCTCACCGAACTGTCCATCGACGGCAACAAGGGCTTCAAGGCGTTCGACGACAACGCCTGCAGCTTCTACGTGGCCAAGGGCGACGACGTGATCACCTGGTCGATCCAGACGATGAACCCGGCGGCGCTGCCGGACCTGTGCTCGATCACCCAACACCTCGCCGAGCTGAGCCAGGAGCGCGTCAACTGA